The window CGCCGACGGCCAAACCCTCCAGCTGACCCGGTTGCTGTACCTGGTCCTCGAGGCGATGGACGGCACCCGCGGGATGGAGGAGATCGCCAACCACGCCAGCACCGGGTCCGGCCGGCAGGTCAGCGCTGACAACGTCCGGACCCTGATCGACTCACAGCTGCTGCCGCTGGGACTGCTCCAGCTGGCCGACGGCTCCCAGCCCGAGGTGCGCAAGGCCGACCCGCTGCTGGGGATGAAGTTCCGCTACACCGTCAGCGACCCGGACCGCACCCGCCGGATCACGGCGCCCTTCGCGGCGCTTTTCAACCCGCTGATCGTGGTCCTTGTCACCGCGGCGTTCCTCGCCAGCTGCTGGTGGGTGCTGATGGTGAAGGGCCTGGCTTCGGCCACGCACGAGGCCTTCGCCAACCCGGGACTGGTGCTGCTGATCCTGGCCGTGACCGTGCTGTCCGCCGGCTTCCACGAGTTCGGGCACGCTGCGGCAGCCCGCCGCGGCGGAGCGACCCCGGGAGCGATGGGCACCGGCCTCTACCTGATCTGGCCCGCGTTCTTTACCGACGTCACCGATTCCTACCGGCTGGGCCGGGCCGGGCGCATCCGGACCGACCTCGGTGGCCTGTACTTCAACGCGATCGTCGCTGTCGCCATCATGGGCATTTGGTGGGCCACCGGCTTTGATGCGCTGCTGCTCGTCGTCGTGACCCAGGTGCTTCAGATGGTCCGACAGCTGATGCCGCTGGTCCGCTTCGACGGCTACCACATCCTCGCGGACGCCGCCGGGGTCCCGGACCTGTTCCAGCGGATCAAGCCGACCCTGCTGAGCCTCCTGCCGTGGCGCCCGAAAGATCCGGAAGCGCAGGTCCTCCAGCCGTGGGCCCGCGCCGTGGTGACCGCGTGGGTACTCATCACAGTTCCCCTGCTGGTCTTCAGCCTGGTCATGATGGTGCTGTCCGTGCCGCGGCTCCTCGGAACCGCATGGGACAGCGGGCAAAAACAGTACGCCATGTTCAACCACAGCCTCGCCGGCGGGGACATGGTCGACGCCGCCGTGCGGATCCTGGCGATCGCCGCCGTTGCACTGCCCGTCGCCGGCGTCTTCTTCATCCTGTTCCGCCTGGGACGCCAACTGTTCGCCGCCCTCTGGCTGAAGACCCGGGGTAAGGCCCTGCACCGTGCAACCGCCCTCGTGGCCGTTGCAGCTGTCACCGCCGGGCTCGCCTGGGCGTGGTGGCCCGGCGCCGAAAGCTACCGTCCCGTCCAGCCGTATGAGCGGGGCACGCTGGCCGACGCCACCACCGCGATCTTCCCGGCAAGCACCGCCACCGGGATACGGGAAGGCCGGGCCGGCCGGACCGTCGCGCTCTGGTCCGCCGGCGCCAAGAAGCCCACCCGGGAGGAACCGCAACTCAGCATGGTGCTGGTGCCGCGGGACGCCGGTACTGCCGGTACTGCCGGGTCTGCCGGGACGACGGCGCCGTCGTGGGTGTTCCCCTTCGACCAGCCGGCCGCGCCGGAGGAGGACGGCAACCAGTCGCTCGCCGTCAACACCACCGACGGTTCCGTTGTCTACGACGTCGCCTTCGCACTGGTCTGGGCCGACGACGGGACGGATGTCACCACCCGGAACGAGGCCTACGCCTTCGCCAACTGCGCGGACTGCGCCGCCGTCGCGGTGGGGTTCCAGGTGGTGCTGATCGTGGGCCAGACCGACGTGATCGTTCCGGAGAATCTGTCTGCAGCCGCGAACTACAACTGCGTCCGGTGTCTGACCTACGCCCTGGCGAGCCAGTTGGTCCTCACCCTGGACGGGCCGATGAGCGCCGACGGCTTGGCCCGGCTCAATGAGCTCTGGCAGCAGATCGCGGAATACGGCCGGAATCTGCAGAATGTGCCGCTCTCGGAGATCCAGGGGCGACTGGACGCCTTCAAGGTTCAAATCATGGACGTCATCAAGAGCGACCCCAGCGCCACACCGGGTGTTTCGTCCGGCACGGCTCCCGCCACCACAGGCAGCTCGCCGGGACCGAGCCCGACGGCGACCCCCGGCCCTGCTGACCCTGCGCCGCCCGCCACGCCAGGCGGGACCGCGGCCACCGTTCCCGCCGGTCAGGACCCGGCCGCCACGACCCCGGCCGCCACGTCCCCGGCGAGCGCGGAGCCGCGGACCACGGAGTCCGCAGGAACGGCCACCGCACCGGCTCCGGCCACGCCGTCGCCGGACCCAACAAACACGGCCCCGCCGGCACCGAAAGCCACAGCCCCGCCGGCACCGAAAGCCACAGCCCCGCCGGCACCGAAAGCCACGGCCCCGCCGGCACCTTAGGTCGTCTCGGCGGCCGAAGCCGTGAGAGCTTGGGCCTTCGGGGCCCCGGAGCCGGGGGCAGACTCTTTCGCCGGCGCTCCTTGGCCGGAGTGTGTTTCGGGCGCCTGTTCGCCGAAGATGGCCGCTATGGGACGCCCTTAGCGGCCATCCGGGGCGAACCGGTGGGCCCTGCACGGGCAGGCCGTCAGTCCGTAGAGTCTTTGGCTGGCTGCCGGGCAATCCACTCATCCGAGAGGAGTGCGTAGACCACTTCCGTGGCCCACTGGCCCTTGTAGTGCCACTTATCCACCTGGGTGGATTCCAGCCGCATGCCGAGGCGTTCGCACAGCGCCGCGGAGGCCGTGTTGAGCGCATCGAGCTTGGCGTTGATCCGGTGGAAGCCGAGCTCCCCGAAGCCCAGCGTCAGCAAAGCCCCGGCGGCCTCGGACGCGATGCCCTTGCCGCGGGCCTCCGGGGCCAGGCTCCAGCCGATCTCGGCCTGGCCGCAGCCGGGCAGCCATTTCAGCACCACCTCGCCGAGCAGCCGGGGCGAGTCTGCGGCCTCGATGGCCAGGCAGATCCAGTCGCCCTCCTTCTCGAAGACGAAGTTGGCGTACTTGCCCACGGACTCCATGGACTTGGTGTAGCTCTTCGCCTCCCCGGGCAGGAACCGGGCGGTCTCGGGCAACGAGTGGTAAGCGAAGTATGGGTCCAGGTCCGCGGCCTCGAAGCGGCGCAACACCAGCCGTTCGGTGCGCAGGGGCAGGTTCAGTTCCGTCATGGCCCCCACGCTACCCATTGGTTGGTCCACACGTGCCGTTCCGGACCGCAAAAGGGCCGTTAAGGAGCGGCGGGTGAGCCGGTGACGACGGCGGCCGTGGCCTCGGCGATGGCACGCTCCTCGTCCGTGGGCACCACGAGGACGGGAATGGCCGAGGAGGCCGAGGAAATCACCCGGGGTTCCTTGGAGCGTTCGCTGTTCAGGCCGGCGTCGAGCTCCACGCCGAGGGCAGCGAGCCGCGCCGCGACGAGGGCACGGAACCGATGCGAGTTCTCCCCGATTCCGGCGGTGAACACCAGCGCCTTCGCCCCGCCGACGGCCACGTGGTAGCCGCCGATGTACTTTGCGAGCCGGTAGGACGCCACGGCGAGCGCCATGGCCGCTTTGGCGTCCCCGGCGTCCGCGGCGTCCACCACCGTGCGCATGTCGTTGCTGCCGGCCAGGCCCTTGAGCCCGGACTGCCGGTTCAGCATCGCGTCGAGATCCTCCGGGGACCAGCCGGCCCGGCCGAGGAACACCAGGATGGACGGGTCCAGGTCACCGGATCGGGTGCCCATCACCAGACCCTCCAGCGGGGTGAAGCCCATCGAGGTGTCTACAGACTGCCCGCCGCGGATCGCCGTGACGGAGGCTCCGTTGCCCAGGTGGGCGATGACGGCGTCGAACTCCTCTCCCGGAACATCCAGCAGCGCTGCCGCCCGGTGCGCGACGAACTCGTGCGAGGTGCCGTGGAAGCCGTAGCGGCGGATCCCGTGATTGGTATACAGCTCATCCGGCACCGCGTAGCGCCAGGCGTGCTCCGGGAGGGTGCGGTGGAAGGCGGTGTCGAACACGGCCACCTGCGGCATGTCCGGCCACTTCTTCGAGATTGCCCGGATGCCCAGCACGTTCGCGGGGTTGTGCAGGGGCGCCAGCGGGTTCAGCCGCTCAATGGCCCGGGTGATCTCGTTGTTGATCAGGACCGGGGCGGAGAATCGCTCGCCGCCGTGCACCACCCGGTGCCCCACAGCGTCGAGCACCCGGCCGCCCAGGGCCGCATGGATCTCCTCATCCACCTGCTCCAGCGCCTCGGCGTGGTCGCGGGGACCCTCGATCTGGCCGTCGCCGCCGCCGCCGGTGCCCATTCCGATCTTCTCGACCAGTCCCTCGGCGAGCACGCTGCCGGCTCCAACATCGCGGACCTGGTACTTCAGCGAGGACGAGCCTGAGTTGATAACGAGCACGAGCATGGGGCCTCCTACGCCTTGGCTGCTGCGCCGACCCCGGAGGGTGCGCCGGATTTGGCATTCGCCGGAGCCTGGCAGAGCACTCCGTGGGACCCACTATAAATTGCCGGACCGGCACGCGCGGGCATCCGTTGCGAAAGCTCCGGCGGGCGCCTAGAGTCGGCGGACCACCAGGACACTCACGAAGGGATTTCCATGACTGACGAAGCAACCCAGCCGGAGGGCACCGAGCCGGAGGGCACCGAGCCCAGCACGTCCGGTTCAACAGATCCCACCGGCGTCGAGGGCGCCAACCCGGCCCTGGACGACACGGGGAACCTCAAGGCCGCCGAGGTCGGAGAAGCGCCCCAGCCCCCTGAGAACCTGGCGGACCTGGACCTCACACCGGCAGGCTTGGCTGACGAACCTGCCGAGCAGGAAGACCCGGACAGCCCGGTGGAGCCGGGAAACAGCTAACCGGGAAACAGCTGCCCGGAAGACGGTTGGCTAGGCATGCGCAGCCGCGGGCGCCGGCTCCACGGCCGGCCCCACGGACTGCGCCTGGACCGCGGTGATGGCCACCGTGTTGACGATGTCCTCCACGGTGCAGCCGCGGGAGAGATCATTGACGGGCTTCCGGAGCCCCTGGAGGACGGGCCCGACGGCGACCGCCCCCGAGGACTGCTGCACCGCCTTGTAGGTGTTGTTGCCGGTATTGAGGTCCGGGAAGATGAACACCGTGGCTTGCCCGGCGACGGACGATTCGGGCATTTTGGACTGGGCGATCGCAGCGTCCACTGCCGCGTCGTACTGGATGGGGCCCTCGACGGCGAGATCCGGGCGGCGGGTGCGGACCATCTCGGTGGCCTGCCGGACTTTGTCCACCGCCTCGCCGGTCCCCGAGCCGCCGGTGGAGTAGGACAGCATGGCCACGCGCGGTTCCACGCCGAACTGCACGGCAGTCTCGGCGGAGGCCAGGGCGATGTCCGCCAACTGCTCGGCGTTCGGATCGGGATTGACCGCGCAGTCGCCGTAGACCAGCACCCGGTCCGGCATCAGCATCAGGAACACTGAGGAGACGATCTTCACGCCCTCGCGCGTCTTCACGAACTCCAGCGCCGGCCGGATGGTGTGTGCCGTGGTGTGCGCGGCGCCGGAAACCATGCCGTCCACCACGCCGAGCTGCACCATCATGGTACCGAAGTAGCTGCCGTCCAGCATGAGTTCCAGCGCCCGGGCGAGGTCCACACCCTTGTGCGCGCGCAGCTGCGCATACTTCCGGGCAAACTCCTGGCGCAGCTCCGACGTCGCCGGGTCCACGATATTCATGCCGGAGAGGTCAACGCCCTGGGTGGACGCCAGCTCCCGGACCGCCGACTCGTTGCCCAGGATGGTGAGCTCACACACGTCCCGGCGGT is drawn from Micrococcaceae bacterium Sec5.8 and contains these coding sequences:
- a CDS encoding GNAT family protein → MTELNLPLRTERLVLRRFEAADLDPYFAYHSLPETARFLPGEAKSYTKSMESVGKYANFVFEKEGDWICLAIEAADSPRLLGEVVLKWLPGCGQAEIGWSLAPEARGKGIASEAAGALLTLGFGELGFHRINAKLDALNTASAALCERLGMRLESTQVDKWHYKGQWATEVVYALLSDEWIARQPAKDSTD
- a CDS encoding acetate kinase, which translates into the protein MLVLVINSGSSSLKYQVRDVGAGSVLAEGLVEKIGMGTGGGGDGQIEGPRDHAEALEQVDEEIHAALGGRVLDAVGHRVVHGGERFSAPVLINNEITRAIERLNPLAPLHNPANVLGIRAISKKWPDMPQVAVFDTAFHRTLPEHAWRYAVPDELYTNHGIRRYGFHGTSHEFVAHRAAALLDVPGEEFDAVIAHLGNGASVTAIRGGQSVDTSMGFTPLEGLVMGTRSGDLDPSILVFLGRAGWSPEDLDAMLNRQSGLKGLAGSNDMRTVVDAADAGDAKAAMALAVASYRLAKYIGGYHVAVGGAKALVFTAGIGENSHRFRALVAARLAALGVELDAGLNSERSKEPRVISSASSAIPVLVVPTDEERAIAEATAAVVTGSPAAP